The Penicillium psychrofluorescens genome assembly, chromosome: 2 nucleotide sequence TAGGCTTGGCCCGTGAGAAGCGTGTACACCGGGGCCGGCAGCTTGTCGCGTCCCTTGAGGAACTCCAACTCGAgaatgaagatgaagccGAGCAGGTCGCCGcccatcttcttgatcagTTCGCCGGAGGCACATGCGGAACCACCTAATCACATCAGTACTGTGTAGAGAGAGCGAGGGGGAGCGACAAGGAAAACCAACCCGTGGCAATAATATCGTCAACGACAATGACCTTCTGGCCGGGCTTGATCGAGTCGGCCTGCATCTGGAAGAAATCCTGGCCATACTCCTTCTCATAGGACTGCGTCTCGCAGGGACCGGGCAGCTTTCCCTGCTTGCGCACGGGAACAAAGCTCGCACCGAGACGCAGTGCCAGACTGGGACCGATCAGAAAGCCGCGggcctcgaggccgacgatgacATCGGGCTTCTGGCCATCGTAGGAGGCGAGGATGTGCAGCTCGAgggagcggaggagggcCTCATGCAGCGTCGGGTCCGCGAAGATGGGCAGGATATCCTCGAACAGAATACCGGGCGAGGGGAAGTCCGGGAACTGGCGCAGGGCGGCGCGCAGCCTTACTTTAAGACCGGCGAGTTCGGCGGTGCGGGAGGGATGGGCGGCGGCGTGTCCGGCGACTTGGGCGGTGGCATcgggggtggaggtggaCATtatgagagaaaagagaagaaagaaaggggaaaaaaaagaaggaaggaagaaaaagggcgGGGTCAGAGAAGGATGCAGGAGAGCGAAAGAGGGTGAGGGATGGCGGAAAAAAAATCAGTACCGTACGGTTTGCGATAGCTTATCATCCGTTCTTCCACGCCTAGACGAGGTCCTGTCTCCTCCTGTTCTCCTATTCTCGATTCTGATTTCTGagtctttctctccctctcctcttATTCAATTGGCGGTGTACCAACCGTCCCGTCAATACCGTTCGGTTTCTAGAATCCGCACATGCAGGGATACGGGCGTATCACAACCCGAGGCTGGACAACTGCGCGGGCCAGACTCGGCGGGGCGCGATCGACAGACAGCCATCGGTCCACTTGGAggggggagaaagagcgTGTGTGTGGGAGTGCGTGTGTGAGAGTCGGattcttattcttcttccgatGTGATTCTTCTGATAACTAATGTTGGTCTAGAACTATAGTCTAAGGCCCTAGTGAGGCGTCGGTCGAGATTGGCGGAATGCTCGGCTGGTAAACCTTCCCTTTCGGGGACAGCCTGCCATGCAGGAAATAGCTCCGGATCACCATGCTTGTGCAGATGCGCGATAGAGCCATGTTGTGGACACTGCGTTGGCTTGAGACATGCCAACACCGAAAAATTATGGGGCACTTGCTCCATTATGGCCAAGAACACTCCCCTCCATAGCATCGCTCACGTTTTGTCAGTCTGGTCGCTGCACTTGATGTCCTGGAGCGAGTTCTGGCCGGGTCTCACGCTGCTCTGTGATTCGGCTTTGGACAATGTAGCCCCGGTGGTTACGGGACATCACAGTATAATTGGTTCCCGCCGCCCAGAGCCACCCCAAGACTGTGTCGGACGCGTTGCCAAAAGACAGGTCTTCCATGCTTGCAATTACTCTCTCGGCCAGGGTTTTGTCACATGGAGACAGTAGATTCAGGGAAGTCAGGATTGTGAGTCCAGTGGGACTTCTAGAGTGCCACACATCATAGGCGCACTCTGGTTCTTCTTCGAACTAGGTCACTTGATATTACCCGTTGCTTGTACAGGTGAGATCGTTGGAGTGAGTGCCAGCAGGCCCAGAAAGAAATTTGGAGGACGAAGCATCTTAACAAATGATCAACTCAAATACAGACGTTGACATTTACTCGAGAATACTAGGGTTCTGTCAATGACCTGAATACTTTTATAGTTGTGGCTGTTCACACTTCACCACCATTTCCGATTAGGGAGACAGGCACCCGGAGCCGCCCTTTCCATATTGtgcaaaaacaaaaatataaaaaaacaaagaaaggGCAAAAAAAAGGGCAAAAAAAGGTCTCAAGATGTTCTTAGGAATAGCCGAACGCGGGGGTCGAACCCGCAGCCTTGAGATTAAGAGTCTCACGCTCTACCGATTGAGCTAGCCCGGCAGGGCTTAGGAGTCGTCGCAAATGAGTGCTACAAGAACTAGAACGTCAGGACAAGGCGAAGCTAGCATCGAAGGAAGACTGGGAGGAATAGTGTCGTGTAGAAGGTCGAGATCGGGATTGAAATTTTTTAGCTTTTGATGATAAAATAAGTGGTGAGGGGTTTCTTTATCTGCAAGATAGGCCTGTTCCTCGTGGAAATAAACATGTTGGTGTGCATGGCCTAGATGATTTTTTATGTCAGAAATATATAGTCGTGCTAGTTTATACCAAACAAAATATGTGCCCATCAAAAACATAAAATGTAGGTCTAGGCCAGGAGATGTTATTTGTCTAGAAGTCCCAGGCGCATCTTCAGATCTCTTTGTCACAATGCACAATAAATATTCACCACAAGGGCAATGTGTAAAGCAAATATAATATGTAAAGCAGATAGTATAGTAGGGCTACATACTAGTAAGAAAAATCATGATATGAGGTTAAGCCACTTAATTAGGTAGGCCATGTCAGAATATCAAAGCATAAAGTGCGTAGTATGGTTGCTGGCTATGTTGTGAGGTGATTGTTCGACGATATAGGGATTAAGGCGCCGAGTCAGCGACAAGATGGGCAATAACACAGCAGAGGATGTCTCCAGAAGTCACCATCATCGATACTCCCCATCGCCAACACTACGCTTTCTCCTCACCAGAAAGTGGATATGCTTGAGACAGATGGAAAGGGAGGAACATGGACCTACAACTTGGATAGGCAAGCAATATCACGTGGCATTTTCGCTTAACGTTTTTCCGTTCTTCCGAGCTCCGCAGGCGGCCATAAATAGTTAGTGTTCggtctctccctctctctcttttcatCGCTCTCACTCACTCACTGTCTGTCTCTCTGGACACTATCTACATCACACTCCCACTGCCGTGTGCAGTCATCCTCCCTATGACTATCCCATGATCTTGTAATTCCTTGGCTTGCACCATGTCACCAGCCCCGATCGCCCCGGAGATGCAGCAAGGTCTGCACCAtgaccagctccaggccGTGGGCAAAGCCTTCGATGCGCTACTACTAACCGTATACCAACTCAGCTGCAGGACCAATGAACTGAGGGAAAGGTCCTCAGAGATCCACCACGAGGTACATATACTATTCTTTTTTCTTGCAGCCTGCCAGTCCCATATGATGAGAAAAAATGATTAGCTCTAGATCAAGAGTCACAAATGTGGCGAGGACAGAAAAGTCATGTATTATCTGATGAGACATGGCACTGCTTGTTTGTTTGATGTGTTCAAAGACATGCTAACACCCATcatgcagctcctccaggtcCTGAACCAGATGCCCGGCGAACATGTCCTTCCTTTTGAAGGCATTTCGCAGAAATTCCTTGCCATGAATCGGCATTCCAATGACGCTTCGGTCGAGACCCAGTCCCTGAGTTCAACAGATGTAATCAAGACGCTCACGAACAACGACAACGTAGACGAAAATACACTCAAGGCCATTGTGGCCGGCATCAAGGGCTGCAAGTCTCTGCTTCGTTCCCAGGGCAACTCCCAGGATAGCTCGTGCATCCTGGCTCGCAGCCCGAGTCCGTCTGTTTCGCTGGAGGAAGACTTCACCACCAACGGCACACAGGGCAACCTGCGTTGCCCCCTTTCCAAATCTAGCCGGGCGCAATCGGAGGCACAGAATGGGAATGGAGATTTACCAAAAGTCCAAATTGAAGACACCTGTGGCCATGAAGACTTGGACCCGATCAAGGCCGAGCAGGAAGACCGACGGTCCAGTCACACCCCGTCCATCAGATCGTCTAACAACCAATGCCCCGTGTCCCGATGTCCGATCCGCTTCTTGGACCAACACTCCCCGGAGGAAATTGCGGAATATGTTGAGCAGCACAAACATGAGATCCCGCGCAGCCATGCCATCTGTGTCAAGCGGTACCAGCGCGACCCGCAGAACATGCGGCAGCTTGATGCCAAATATGGAGGCCTGATCAACATGATTAATGGTCTCAGTGTCAAGCACCAGGCATTCCTGCCCAACCGCCAGACAGATGGCGAAGGCGGAGGTGAAGGTCACGGTTCTGCGTCAAGTGAACTCGTCGAGAAATGGGCCGACGACGTTGACCCGGTCACCCCGGGTCCACAGAACGAGGACGATAACAGACAGGGCCACTTTGACCGTCCGCTGCGTGAGGTTCGCGTCGGGGAATCCCCAAGCCGGCCTTGGGGCATTCCTGTTCCCATGACCCATCCCCCTCCGGCCTCGGTGCCGTTCTCCGGCTCCGTTGATCCTCCACCCAAACCCTCCAACCCCTCCGAATCACCTGCTAAACCGGCTGGCCGATGCCCGTTTGGTCATGATGCTCCAAAAACGGGCGCGAAGGCTCTCGAGCCCGAGCTTCCCAAGGCCCAGGGCATCAAGCTGGACGCCGGCGCCCCGAAACCAAAACCACGTGACCCAGAAACGGCTGGAAGCGAAGCAACGTCAGTCCCGGCGAATGTCACATTTAACGGACCGGTGTTTTTTGGCTACAACGCCGAGCAGACGGCCAGTCTGATGCAGCAGCTTGGCCAGTTGGGGAATTCGTGAAGTTTCCCATAATGCATGATGACGAGACGACTTTAGCAGCGATCCATTGCCCTGTATATACATAGCCTGTAGCTATtatgacgatgatgatgattattaCTATTACTATTACTATTCTTATTTTTATTATTCACCATTCTCCAAGGAATATTATACTGCGTTCTGTTGTTTTCCTCGGAAAACTCCACCCCACCCGGCGGGGCAGTTCTaccttgccttcctcctcaacaaccatgcGCTCTCGCatcttctgtctctctcgTCCTCTTCTGTTCACAACACCCACCCTCCGTCTTACACCATCACCGCTGTCTGTCCCCAGATTTCAAATCACAATGTCTTCCAACATGTCCATCGTCTCCGCCAAGGACGCCTGCCCGCGTAAGTCATGAATGATCTCACCGGGGCGATCAATCGCACCGTTCTGTTCTCTCTTgcttcctccctcacctGCAGAGTCAATCGCTAACATTTCTCTAGCTGCTGGCCCCTACGTACgttctccctcctcctccttcttccagcgATAATAGCTCCTCCCCCTTGAATGGAACCCGAACAAGCCCGCGTCATTGAATCACGCCCTCAATCAAACCCACAGAGACcacactcttcttcccctcgATGCCATTCACATCCAAATCTACGAACCAACTAACACCCTGTCCTGTATAGTCCCAGGCCATCCGCGCCAACGGCCAGATCTTCGTCTCCGGCCAAATCCCCGCCGACGTCTCGGGAAACCTCGTCGAGGGCAACATCGGCGAGAAGACCCAGGCATGCTGCGATAACATCAAGGCTATCCTGGCTGCGGCGGGATCCAGCGTGAACAAGATTGTCAAGGTTAACGTACGTTGGGACCTCCCGGACGGGACGATGCCTACCACCCGGATGAGATGAGGAATTGAGAGCTAATGATTGGGACGTGTAGGTCTTCCTCACTGACATGGCCAACTTCGCGGAGATGAACGCCACCTACGAGAAGTTCTTCACCCACAAGCCGGCTCGTAGCTGTGTGGCTGTTGCGCAGTTGCCCAAGGGTGTGCCTGTTGAGATTGAGTGCATTGCTCTTGAGTAAATTTTCTTATCAGAGTGGATGGATTTATAAAAATGGAAACCAATTGAATGGAACAGAAGGTATATTGCTTTGCTAGTAGAGTGATGGTTTCAATACGATTATTTCGTTTCCTGCCGTAGTGTAGTGGAATAAACGAATGCAAACTGTGAACAGGCCAATATGGGAATCATCGCAGACGAAgcagaaaagacaaaaaaaaaaaaaaatgaaagaaaCAGTGATGTATGCAGAGGAAAAGGCAGGAGGGGAAAAGCCCAGGAAGTAAACTCAACGACGTTGAACGTTTCCTCCTTCATGGGTCGATAGATCAGCGCCGTGGAATGGACCCGCTCATTCTGCTTCCAGCACCGGCCATCAAGCTCTGCTTCACAATGGCATccgccgctgctgcagcGGCGAGTCGTTCCTTTTGACGGCTCCGGTCACGTAGGTAGCCCGCTGCTTCGGGGCGCATGCGCAGGATGCGCAGGATCATGTCATCGTTCGGATCGGCTTGAGCCTCTCGccgcttctcctccttgaccttcttcattGTTCCCAGGTTGCGGGAGAGCATGATGCTCTTAGCGCGGCGGGCAGCAGGGACTCCGAGAGCACCGTACCCGGATCCAGTGGCACCAAGGTGAGCAGGTGCAGAAATGCGGTTGCGGTTTGCATGCTGGCGGTTCACGTTGGCGGAGGCCATGCGCTCTGATGTCCGGATCAGGTTATCGGTTGGCTCGAAGTAGAAGAAGTTCAGGCTCTGGATCTCGTGGTACTTGGGAGACTTCAGAACGTCAATCGGGACGCCGTTGGCATCGCccgtctcctcatccacggcGTTGAAGAAATTCAGAAGTAGCACGAGCCAGCGTGATACAATGTCGACTTCCTGAACCGTCAGAGGCTTCTGGTGGGACGGCTTGTCCGATAAGGGCGGAACCAGCAGACTCTCAATGGTCGCAAGCACTTCCTTCCACAGACGGGCCATGACCATCCGCATCGCTTCTGAGGTAAGGGTCTTGTTCATGATGGCAAAGTTATCGTTGAAGTAGTTGAACAGCGGAGTCAGCGCATTTTCCATGTCTGTCTGCGAGGGCGCAATAGAGGTCGCTTGTGCTCGGTTTCGGTTCAAGAAATTGGATACGGTGGAGCTGATCCCACGAGAAAGCAGAGACTTCAGAGTCCGACGAGACAAGCTGTAGTTGATGTATGCGGAAAGCTTCTCTGTGATCTTGCGCGTCATGTCCCTTTCAGTGCGCTTAAGCGTGCGGAAAGCCTTGCCAAAGTAGAACTGGATGTCATCGCGCTCGCCTTCCATGCTGACGCGGAGCAGAAGCCGGCCTTGTGTGTCCAGATCGAGCCAGTACTCTCGTGGCAAGAAATCGCTGAAGTGCACCGGGTCCAATTTGATCGAGGTGCGGCCAACGTAGTCGTGATCACCGACGGCATCCCAGTCCCAAATGGTCGCGATAATATTAAGCGGTCCTTGAGTCGTGATATCCACTGCGTCTTCCCACCTCGGATTGAGATTGTTGTAGATAATCCGGGTTTTTGTGATCCGCTTTTGATATTCGTCCGTCAAGACGACGTACGGATCACTGGCTCCATTGATATCGCACGCCTTGAGATCTTCGccttccaccaccttgaTCGTGAAGACATACGTTGTGGCCTTGCGCGTCTTCTTGAGCTGTGGAGGGGTGTTCTGCGCGATGACATCGGCACAGCCATCGACATTGATCTCACGCTCCAATCCGTCCAATTGGGAGAGAGCATACTCGACATTGTTCAATTTCACCAAAGACTACCAGCGAGTTAGAACGAAAGATGACAATTAGTCTGTGAGTACGTACCTCGGAGGAGAACTGGAAGGGTtcaatcttctccttgcTTGTCCACGTGTCCTTGGCGAACTGCATGAGTTTTTCCTGGGTAGTTTGGTTCAAAGCTGCTTCTTGATCCGGAGTGAGACGGTCCATCTCGCGGGAGAAAATCTGCTCCAGCGTTTCGCAATACTTTGCCACGCCTTTGCTAATCGAGCTGGATAGAGCCGTCATGAATTTGGCATACTGGAAATCATCATCCCACTCCAGGTGCACCAAATCTTCCACCACCTTGTTGAATGACCGGAAGATGTCAATCGCCGAGACACTATGCCGAGCATCCTCTGAAGCCATATCGTTCATTTGGTCAGCTCGGACAATAAAGGCATCCTGTCTGGTAGCCTGATTGACCCATTCCATGACACTCTTGTCGGTCAAGCGAAGCCAACGCCAGACAAACTCCTCTAGCAGAGTTTCCACATGGAATGGAAAAGGCACCCTAACGGAAATTAGTACATTTCTAACATGACAAAAATTGGGGACCTCATACTCTGGAAGAGCACTGGAAAAAATGCGTCGGACCGTGGCAAGCTTCCGGTAAAGGTCAAAgccatcctcgacatcgaTCTCCTCATTCCTTTCCTTCGCTTGTTCAATGATCCTAGTAATCATTTCATGCGCGTCTTCAGCGAACATAGGCAACACATTGGAGCAGAGAATGATATGAGGGTTCACACTGTTTCAGGGTTAGACATGACCACAAAACTAAAGCATTTGAACATACCCCATGATCTCCGGGTTATTCCTGTACCGCTTCTGGATCTTTTGCGCTAGCTTTGAGATGGCATCACCGAGTTGGATAACATTGTCGACCTGCCATGCGTGCTGCTGCACCGGTATTAATTGGCTAAGAAGAGACTGATACTTCGCCGTTGCCTTCTGGGAGAGTCCGTCTTGCACATAAGAAGAAAAGCGGTTGATATCCTCCGGGTCCTCGATATAGTTGGGATCGAGCTGGATGTGATTCTCGAGGACATACATCACTGGCCCAATTGGACGTGGTTTCGCTTCGAAGCAGTCCATCATGACATCGTACAGCTCCCGCAGCAGAGCCTCGTGGATTTTCGATAGCAGTTGCTGCATCATGTCAATATCTTGCACAGTCCACCGCTGTCGATCCAACACGGCCGAAGGCATGAAGCTGCTCCGTTTACTCCTGCCTTCATTGGGAGGCGATTCCTTCGCGAAGCTGAAGGCCGAGTCCAGGGTGTTGAGATCGATTTCGTTGTCCACGAATTTGGCTTGAATCACATCGAGAAACAGCACAATCCGGGAGAAATTGGGAATCCGCCAGCGGAGACATATTTCATTCAGCAATTCCGTGGACTGCTTTGAGAGCAGCTTCATCGAAGGCGCACTAGCTGTGGCCTGGGAAGCTTCAAGCTCCCGATCGCGCATATCGTAGCTCAGGGTCTGACCCAAGATGAACTTGTACATCTCTCTGGGGTCTAGCGGAATGAAAGTGTAGGTATCTGACTCCTCCGAGTCACCATCTGACCCACCGAGCGACAGAGAGCTGAGATCAAACGGTTGGTCAATGACATAAGATGTTCTGTTGGTCTGACCGGAG carries:
- a CDS encoding uncharacterized protein (ID:PFLUO_003546-T1.cds;~source:funannotate), translating into MSTSTPDATAQVAGHAAAHPSRTAELAGLKVRLRAALRQFPDFPSPGILFEDILPIFADPTLHEALLRSLELHILASYDGQKPDVIVGLEARGFLIGPSLALRLGASFVPVRKQGKLPGPCETQSYEKEYGQDFFQMQADSIKPGQKVIVVDDIIATGGSACASGELIKKMGGDLLGFIFILELEFLKGRDKLPAPVYTLLTGQA
- a CDS encoding uncharacterized protein (ID:PFLUO_003548-T1.cds;~source:funannotate), which produces MSPAPIAPEMQQGLHHDQLQAVGKAFDALLLTLLQVLNQMPGEHVLPFEGISQKFLAMNRHSNDASVETQSLSSTDVIKTLTNNDNVDENTLKAIVAGIKGCKSLLRSQGNSQDSSCILARSPSPSVSLEEDFTTNGTQGNLRCPLSKSSRAQSEAQNGNGDLPKVQIEDTCGHEDLDPIKAEQEDRRSSHTPSIRSSNNQCPVSRCPIRFLDQHSPEEIAEYVEQHKHEIPRSHAICVKRYQRDPQNMRQLDAKYGGLINMINGLSVKHQAFLPNRQTDGEGGGEGHGSASSELVEKWADDVDPVTPGPQNEDDNRQGHFDRPLREVRVGESPSRPWGIPVPMTHPPPASVPFSGSVDPPPKPSNPSESPAKPAGRCPFGHDAPKTGAKALEPELPKAQGIKLDAGAPKPKPRDPETAGSEATSVPANVTFNGPVFFGYNAEQTASLMQQLGQLGNS
- a CDS encoding uncharacterized protein (ID:PFLUO_003549-T1.cds;~source:funannotate), with product MSSNMSIVSAKDACPPAGPYSQAIRANGQIFVSGQIPADVSGNLVEGNIGEKTQACCDNIKAILAAAGSSVNKIVKVNVFLTDMANFAEMNATYEKFFTHKPARSCVAVAQLPKGVPVEIECIALE
- a CDS encoding uncharacterized protein (ID:PFLUO_003550-T1.cds;~source:funannotate); protein product: MSTASSRSRGINRRINSLQNEGNHSRTSSSASRRRPLNASIACSHALRIAYLAYLLNPHSRRLQNASATPARQRKASTSIHDLMGDFSLVRDSKSTRIPNGFVAELEKRLTGVLMGKEKRKEYQDHLVVRTFAVFLNTLKEQSFRRRMEKDRRAEDLVLIFYSNAIKELSKGKEHDDDSWKLMVDRHVALFVRLLALILKSNDWDKDRPELANRLSVLENKLLMQDQDLMEVNGSAATGGTAPLSYDVKDMPLVQHVAKIFGMTPAQSQSEIDKNKTTWTEKSALQDLKTYQAHLNLQTRKTLAREDFETDEAYENWKKGEGPDLSQMMLAIVQSNPELAKSTPGTLPQFNPSPIDDANLSRTSSGQTNRTSYVIDQPFDLSSLSLGGSDGDSEESDTYTFIPLDPREMYKFILGQTLSYDMRDRELEASQATASAPSMKLLSKQSTELLNEICLRWRIPNFSRIVLFLDVIQAKFVDNEIDLNTLDSAFSFAKESPPNEGRSKRSSFMPSAVLDRQRWTVQDIDMMQQLLSKIHEALLRELYDVMMDCFEAKPRPIGPVMYVLENHIQLDPNYIEDPEDINRFSSYVQDGLSQKATAKYQSLLSQLIPVQQHAWQVDNVIQLGDAISKLAQKIQKRYRNNPEIMGVNPHIILCSNVLPMFAEDAHEMITRIIEQAKERNEEIDVEDGFDLYRKLATVRRIFSSALPEVPFPFHVETLLEEFVWRWLRLTDKSVMEWVNQATRQDAFIVRADQMNDMASEDARHSVSAIDIFRSFNKVVEDLVHLEWDDDFQYAKFMTALSSSISKGVAKYCETLEQIFSREMDRLTPDQEAALNQTTQEKLMQFAKDTWTSKEKIEPFQFSSESLVKLNNVEYALSQLDGLEREINVDGCADVIAQNTPPQLKKTRKATTYVFTIKVVEGEDLKACDINGASDPYVVLTDEYQKRITKTRIIYNNLNPRWEDAVDITTQGPLNIIATIWDWDAVGDHDYVGRTSIKLDPVHFSDFLPREYWLDLDTQGRLLLRVSMEGERDDIQFYFGKAFRTLKRTERDMTRKITEKLSAYINYSLSRRTLKSLLSRGISSTVSNFLNRNRAQATSIAPSQTDMENALTPLFNYFNDNFAIMNKTLTSEAMRMVMARLWKEVLATIESLLVPPLSDKPSHQKPLTVQEVDIVSRWLVLLLNFFNAVDEETGDANGVPIDVLKSPKYHEIQSLNFFYFEPTDNLIRTSERMASANVNRQHANRNRISAPAHLGATGSGYGALGVPAARRAKSIMLSRNLGTMKKVKEEKRREAQADPNDDMILRILRMRPEAAGYLRDRSRQKERLAAAAAADAIVKQSLMAGAGSRMSGSIPRR